A genomic stretch from Herpetosiphon gulosus includes:
- a CDS encoding molybdopterin oxidoreductase family protein: MTEQIHYRTCPLCEAMCGLAITVADNAVRQIRGDQADPFSRGHICPKGSALGDIHHDPDRLRQPLQRRADGWHQIDWDEAFDYAATQLKQLQARYGPDAIAIYQGNPSVHNLGTALGAGAFVRSLRTKNRFSASSVDQLPHQLVVYHMYGHQLMLPVPDLDRTQFLLIFGANPAVSNGSIMSVPDIKRRLKAIQQRGGQIVVFDPRQTETAQLADQHYFIQPGSDGLVLAALIHTMLKEGWAKPDRLAGFTKGLDQLEFLFERFSPTVVAEATGVAADTILQLAHDFAHASSAVCYGRIGVSIQQFGTLSQWLIQVLNIITGNLDREGGSMFTTPAFDTLPLGSKGNVGRWHTRVRQLPEFAGELPSAALAEEILTPGEGQIRGLITSAGNPVLSTPNGQQLDQALAGLDFMLSIDFYVNETTRHAHLILPPSSPLEHDHYDVLFHNLAIRNTAKYSPALFEIDQYARHDWQIFGELTQRMSEKEDRIFPPKAMLERGLRSGPYAIQLSELAQQPHGIDLGPLQPRLPERLFTEDKQIQLVPPAIASDLDRLAGLLQQVPTKQLRLISRRQLRSNNSWMHNSQRLVKGDDRCTLQIHPSDAAQRQLTHGQHVKLSSRVGTIEVALEVSELMMPGVVSLPHGWGHRYPDTKIQIAQAHAGSSINDLTDDQAIDPLSGNAALNGIVVEVEAIG, translated from the coding sequence ATGACTGAACAAATCCATTATCGAACCTGCCCGCTGTGTGAGGCGATGTGTGGCTTGGCAATTACGGTTGCCGACAATGCAGTCAGGCAAATTCGTGGCGATCAGGCTGATCCGTTTAGCCGTGGACATATTTGCCCCAAAGGCAGTGCACTTGGCGATATTCACCATGATCCCGATCGGTTACGTCAGCCGCTTCAACGCCGAGCTGATGGCTGGCATCAAATTGATTGGGATGAGGCGTTTGATTATGCCGCTACCCAATTAAAACAACTTCAGGCTCGCTACGGCCCCGATGCAATCGCCATTTATCAGGGCAATCCTTCAGTTCATAATCTGGGTACGGCCTTGGGTGCTGGGGCATTTGTCCGCAGTTTGCGCACCAAAAACCGTTTCTCGGCTAGCTCAGTCGATCAATTGCCCCATCAGTTGGTGGTTTATCACATGTATGGGCATCAATTAATGTTGCCTGTGCCGGACTTGGATCGAACTCAATTTTTGTTGATTTTCGGCGCAAATCCGGCAGTCTCGAATGGCAGCATTATGAGCGTCCCCGATATCAAACGCCGTTTGAAAGCAATTCAGCAGCGCGGCGGCCAGATTGTGGTGTTTGACCCACGCCAAACCGAAACGGCCCAATTAGCTGACCAACATTATTTTATTCAACCTGGCAGCGATGGTTTGGTATTGGCAGCGCTGATTCATACTATGCTCAAAGAAGGTTGGGCTAAGCCTGATCGGCTGGCTGGCTTTACCAAGGGGCTTGATCAGCTTGAATTCCTGTTCGAACGATTTAGCCCAACGGTAGTCGCCGAGGCAACAGGAGTAGCAGCGGATACGATTTTGCAACTAGCTCATGATTTTGCCCATGCTAGCAGCGCTGTTTGCTATGGCCGGATTGGGGTTTCAATTCAGCAGTTTGGCACGCTCAGCCAGTGGCTCATTCAAGTTCTCAATATCATTACTGGCAACTTGGATCGTGAGGGCGGTTCAATGTTTACCACGCCAGCCTTCGATACCTTGCCACTTGGCAGTAAAGGCAATGTTGGGCGTTGGCATACCCGCGTGCGCCAGTTGCCCGAATTCGCTGGGGAACTGCCCTCAGCCGCTTTGGCCGAAGAAATCTTGACCCCAGGCGAAGGCCAAATTCGGGGGTTAATCACCTCGGCGGGCAATCCAGTGCTTTCTACTCCCAATGGGCAACAACTTGATCAGGCCTTGGCTGGACTTGATTTTATGCTCTCGATTGATTTTTATGTAAATGAAACGACGCGCCATGCTCATTTGATTTTGCCACCGAGCTCGCCCTTGGAGCATGATCATTATGATGTGCTGTTTCACAATTTGGCAATTCGTAATACCGCCAAATATAGCCCGGCGCTATTTGAGATCGATCAGTATGCTCGCCACGATTGGCAAATTTTCGGCGAATTAACCCAGCGCATGAGCGAAAAAGAGGATCGAATTTTTCCACCAAAAGCCATGCTTGAGCGTGGGTTACGATCAGGGCCATATGCTATCCAGCTCAGCGAATTAGCCCAACAACCGCATGGCATCGATCTTGGACCATTGCAACCACGCCTGCCTGAGCGGCTTTTTACCGAAGATAAACAAATTCAGCTTGTACCACCAGCAATTGCCAGCGATTTGGATCGGCTAGCCGGATTGTTGCAACAAGTGCCAACCAAACAACTGCGCTTGATTAGTCGCCGACAACTGCGCAGCAACAATTCATGGATGCACAACAGCCAACGCTTGGTCAAGGGCGATGATCGTTGTACCTTGCAAATCCACCCATCCGATGCAGCCCAACGCCAGCTAACCCATGGTCAACACGTCAAACTCAGCTCGCGAGTAGGCACGATTGAGGTTGCACTTGAAGTCAGCGAGTTAATGATGCCGGGCGTGGTTAGTTTGCCGCATGGCTGGGGGCATCGCTATCCTGATACCAAAATCCAGATCGCCCAAGCCCACGCTGGCAGCAGTATCAATGATTTAACCGACGATCAGGCGATCGATCCATTAAGTGGCAATGCCGCTTTGAACGGAATTGTGGTAGAAGTTGAAGCTATAGGGTAG
- a CDS encoding RNA polymerase sigma factor, producing the protein MNSEVRNQNHHSETVALQLVEQICRGEHAAIWELYSLYHTELSQQCLVWMHGNTHDADEALSRLVLKAWESLPRHAYKITNAKAWLMRMAYNICIDIHRQQQRELKRLQPLDSLLGNDDNMPHSATPSPETALLKREVYETINQALQALSPRLNSTFSLWLYNDMSCDAIAQHQGISLANVYKRLQQARDMLQPQLRPTTVEG; encoded by the coding sequence ATGAACAGCGAAGTTCGGAATCAAAACCATCACAGCGAAACAGTGGCATTACAACTCGTCGAACAAATTTGCCGAGGCGAACATGCAGCCATTTGGGAGTTGTATAGTTTGTACCACACTGAACTGTCACAGCAATGTTTGGTTTGGATGCATGGCAACACCCACGATGCCGATGAGGCATTAAGCCGTTTGGTGCTCAAAGCATGGGAATCATTGCCGCGCCATGCCTATAAAATTACCAACGCCAAGGCCTGGCTCATGCGCATGGCCTACAACATTTGCATCGATATTCATCGCCAACAACAACGCGAACTCAAGCGCCTGCAACCGCTCGATAGCCTACTGGGCAATGATGACAACATGCCACATAGCGCAACACCCTCGCCCGAAACAGCTTTGTTGAAGCGCGAAGTCTATGAAACGATCAATCAAGCTTTGCAAGCGCTATCGCCACGTTTGAATAGCACGTTTTCGTTATGGCTCTACAATGATATGTCTTGCGATGCGATTGCTCAGCATCAAGGCATTTCGCTAGCCAATGTCTATAAACGCTTGCAACAAGCCCGCGATATGCTGCAACCACAATTACGCCCAACCACCGTCGAGGGATGA
- a CDS encoding BTAD domain-containing putative transcriptional regulator, protein MNVTHQPDDSAQSVPSLRIHVFGGLRIFIDNQRISDLATRKVEALLIYLVVNPYPHEREVLAQLLWNDLSAERTAGNLRLTLNQLRKVMDPFIEVTRHTIGLHPQARYWLDLQHCTQIFENPASPTNELASAIEHYQGDFLNGFYLRDADGFSTWQLQQVEYWRQQALVAIRRLIERYTVVSNYNEAIRWLQRLVTLDECDELAHRQLMLLLMRTGQRHTALRQYRLLEQVLEREYGLKPEPASEALQRQILATPAQRPQRLIRPTPMLYGRQAELERMTHWLAAERNQLLTIMGAGGSGKTQLALTFGWKVVNEYLGASSNGVFYISLVSADQQPQLLDAEPVLLAIVQALTLPPPRTNDIVEHLILQLQQHELIIIIDNGELLATSARLALSSLIQHIPQLRLIIGSRERMRLQNEYVLELAGLAYPQINDDSGYSPLLAEQLQHFAAVDLFVHCLQRQGKSGDLADYGHADRQAIGQICQMVHGLPLAIELIAPWMTIRSGNEIVAALSHDMQLFHSDVVDIPTRHRSIQAAFDYSWQLLDPHEQACLARLAVFPSSFNAETATIIAEVDLNVLANLRAKSLLTLEILQQQTRYALHPLLHQFAQTKLQTLAADQQTLYQRHARYFGQFSRQQEQLIHGNASQQGLMFLEQELDNIRGGWLWAVQAQQIHILGDYCIALHDFFAIRNREIEGQQLFAPAAALLNTIEHQDVEAEIVLIVVRIVSCYAEFHYILGELALSEALLQQCIDVLYRMQLQNVAELLFIYKQLGVITQRRGEYTRALDLLQRCLVQAESVNDPIKVSDTWLSIGAVLLAQGNWQAAEQAFQTCSTHYQAQKHLWGLCHSQRFLGVVALAQAHYDLAQHHFEASLDLAYQLKTPLGEALIRDQMGMLALRREDFAQSAGYLHKAFAIFQELGVEAMIGRAAIHLAQLELAQRNFQYVQPWLARAIMVAQQRQEIPLLLECYATVLQFWAAVCDGEPSHWFKLWHSLSQHPACSAETKSLLNRLQLHQHFTGQIRPTVEIELSGIERYVALCLTQIEQSQSIAVY, encoded by the coding sequence GTGAATGTCACGCATCAGCCTGATGATTCGGCTCAATCGGTGCCAAGTTTACGGATTCACGTTTTTGGTGGCTTGCGGATCTTTATCGACAATCAACGCATTAGTGATCTAGCAACTCGCAAAGTGGAAGCACTGCTGATCTACCTTGTAGTCAATCCTTACCCCCACGAACGTGAGGTTTTGGCACAATTGTTATGGAATGATTTATCGGCGGAACGCACGGCGGGCAACTTACGCCTTACTCTCAATCAATTACGTAAAGTTATGGACCCGTTTATCGAGGTCACACGCCATACGATCGGGTTGCATCCCCAAGCCCGTTATTGGCTCGACCTCCAACATTGCACCCAAATTTTTGAGAACCCAGCTAGCCCAACCAATGAATTAGCCAGCGCCATCGAGCATTATCAAGGCGATTTTCTCAATGGGTTTTATCTCCGCGATGCCGATGGCTTCAGCACGTGGCAACTTCAACAGGTCGAATATTGGCGACAACAAGCGCTGGTAGCGATTCGCCGCCTAATCGAACGCTATACGGTGGTGAGCAACTACAACGAAGCGATTCGCTGGCTTCAGCGCTTGGTTACCCTCGATGAATGTGATGAACTGGCCCATCGCCAGTTGATGTTGCTATTAATGCGCACAGGTCAACGTCACACTGCCCTGCGCCAATATCGGTTGCTTGAGCAAGTGTTAGAGCGTGAGTATGGATTAAAACCCGAGCCAGCCAGCGAGGCCTTGCAACGCCAAATTTTGGCAACACCCGCCCAACGTCCGCAGCGCCTGATTCGGCCAACCCCAATGCTCTATGGTCGCCAAGCCGAGCTCGAACGCATGACCCATTGGCTGGCAGCTGAACGCAACCAATTGCTGACGATTATGGGTGCTGGCGGGAGCGGCAAAACTCAATTGGCCCTGACCTTTGGCTGGAAGGTGGTTAACGAATATTTGGGGGCTTCGAGTAACGGGGTTTTTTATATTTCCTTGGTCAGCGCCGATCAACAGCCGCAGCTCTTAGATGCTGAACCTGTTTTGTTGGCGATCGTCCAAGCCTTGACCCTGCCGCCACCTCGCACCAACGACATTGTTGAACATCTGATTCTCCAGTTGCAACAGCATGAATTGATCATCATTATTGATAATGGCGAATTGTTGGCGACCAGTGCTCGCTTAGCATTAAGCAGTCTGATTCAACATATTCCGCAATTGCGCTTAATTATTGGCTCGCGCGAGCGCATGCGCCTGCAAAACGAATATGTATTGGAATTAGCAGGCTTGGCCTATCCCCAAATTAATGATGATTCAGGCTATTCGCCGTTGTTGGCTGAGCAACTTCAACATTTTGCAGCAGTCGATTTATTTGTGCATTGTTTGCAGCGTCAAGGCAAATCGGGCGATTTGGCTGATTATGGCCATGCTGATCGTCAAGCGATTGGCCAAATTTGTCAGATGGTCCATGGTTTACCGTTGGCAATTGAATTGATTGCGCCATGGATGACCATTCGCAGCGGCAATGAAATTGTCGCAGCACTTAGCCACGATATGCAGCTGTTTCATAGTGATGTGGTCGATATTCCAACCCGCCATCGCAGCATTCAGGCTGCCTTTGATTATTCGTGGCAATTGCTCGATCCACATGAACAGGCTTGTTTAGCTCGCTTGGCGGTATTTCCGAGTAGCTTTAATGCTGAAACCGCCACAATCATTGCCGAGGTTGATTTGAACGTGTTGGCCAATTTACGGGCCAAATCGTTGCTTACGCTTGAAATTTTACAACAACAAACCCGCTATGCCTTGCACCCATTGCTGCATCAATTTGCCCAAACCAAGCTCCAAACCTTGGCCGCCGATCAACAAACGCTGTATCAACGCCATGCCCGCTATTTCGGCCAATTTAGCCGCCAACAAGAGCAATTAATTCATGGCAACGCCAGCCAACAAGGCTTAATGTTCTTAGAACAAGAGCTTGATAATATTCGAGGTGGTTGGCTCTGGGCAGTTCAAGCTCAACAAATTCATATTTTAGGCGATTATTGTATTGCTTTACACGATTTCTTTGCGATTCGCAACCGTGAGATCGAAGGTCAACAGCTTTTTGCTCCAGCCGCAGCGTTATTAAACACAATTGAGCATCAGGATGTTGAGGCTGAGATCGTTTTAATTGTAGTGCGAATTGTTTCGTGCTATGCTGAGTTTCATTATATTTTGGGCGAATTAGCACTTTCTGAGGCATTATTGCAGCAATGTATCGATGTCTTGTATCGAATGCAATTGCAGAATGTGGCTGAATTGCTGTTTATTTATAAGCAACTCGGGGTAATTACCCAACGCCGAGGCGAATATACCCGCGCCCTCGATTTGTTACAACGCTGTTTAGTTCAAGCTGAAAGCGTCAATGATCCAATTAAAGTCAGTGATACATGGTTATCAATTGGCGCGGTGTTGTTGGCGCAAGGCAATTGGCAAGCTGCCGAACAAGCTTTTCAGACCTGTAGCACTCACTATCAAGCTCAAAAACATCTGTGGGGGTTATGCCATAGCCAGCGCTTTTTGGGGGTGGTAGCACTGGCACAAGCTCATTATGATCTAGCGCAACATCATTTTGAGGCCAGCCTTGATTTGGCCTACCAACTCAAAACACCGCTCGGCGAGGCATTAATTCGTGATCAAATGGGCATGTTGGCGCTACGCCGCGAAGATTTTGCCCAAAGTGCGGGCTATTTGCACAAAGCCTTTGCCATTTTTCAAGAATTAGGGGTTGAGGCCATGATTGGGCGAGCAGCGATTCACCTAGCCCAGCTCGAATTGGCCCAACGTAATTTTCAATATGTGCAGCCATGGTTGGCGCGGGCGATTATGGTAGCCCAGCAACGCCAAGAAATCCCGTTATTACTCGAATGTTATGCGACGGTTTTGCAATTTTGGGCGGCGGTTTGTGATGGCGAGCCAAGCCATTGGTTTAAACTATGGCATAGCCTGAGCCAGCATCCAGCCTGTAGTGCCGAAACCAAAAGCTTGCTAAATCGTTTACAGTTACACCAACATTTCACAGGCCAAATCAGGCCAACGGTTGAGATTGAACTGTCAGGAATTGAACGCTATGTAGCCCTTTGCTTAACCCAAATTGAGCAAAGCCAGAGTATTGCGGTTTATTAG
- a CDS encoding SAM-dependent methyltransferase: protein MSNQLSMVSAVKQGSLTIVGTGITMIAHLTNEAHAWISKADQTFYLVMHPLADEWIHKLNPQAESLAHFYQADQSREQVYAAMVEHIWAAVRQGLRVCVAFYGHPSVFVTPTSDLVQRGQREGLRVNILPGISAEACLFADLAIDPGLHGYQSYEASDFLVRPRRFDPSTPLVLWQIGVIGYFKVVHDQLDSRAGLARLVAHLQAFYPARHEVTIYQAAILPIEEPSIRRVLLKDLAEQPVSAYATLYVPAYGEAQLDQTLAREFGLI from the coding sequence ATGAGCAACCAACTTAGTATGGTGTCGGCAGTGAAACAAGGCTCGCTCACAATTGTTGGCACAGGCATCACCATGATCGCCCATTTAACCAATGAAGCTCATGCTTGGATCAGCAAGGCCGACCAAACCTTTTATTTGGTTATGCATCCATTGGCTGATGAATGGATTCACAAGCTCAATCCGCAGGCTGAATCCTTAGCCCATTTTTACCAAGCCGATCAGTCACGCGAACAGGTTTATGCAGCAATGGTCGAGCATATTTGGGCTGCAGTGCGGCAAGGTTTGCGGGTTTGTGTGGCATTTTATGGCCATCCCAGCGTCTTTGTAACCCCAACCAGCGATTTAGTGCAGCGCGGTCAGCGCGAAGGCCTGCGGGTCAACATATTACCTGGCATTTCAGCCGAGGCTTGTTTGTTTGCCGATTTGGCAATCGACCCAGGGTTACATGGCTATCAAAGCTATGAGGCTAGCGATTTTTTGGTGCGTCCGCGGCGCTTCGACCCCAGCACGCCCTTGGTTTTATGGCAAATTGGAGTGATTGGCTATTTCAAGGTCGTGCACGATCAGCTTGATTCACGAGCTGGTTTAGCCCGTTTGGTCGCGCATTTACAAGCATTCTATCCTGCTCGCCATGAAGTTACGATCTATCAAGCGGCAATTTTGCCAATTGAAGAGCCAAGCATTCGCCGCGTACTGCTCAAAGATTTGGCTGAACAGCCCGTTTCGGCCTATGCCACCTTGTATGTGCCAGCCTATGGCGAGGCCCAGCTTGATCAAACACTAGCCCGTGAGTTTGGTTTGATCTAG
- the prfA gene encoding peptide chain release factor 1: MLARLARVEARYIELNDEMTQPDVLSDHVRLTTLAREQTELGELVGRYREFMQAEKSVEEAKALLREENDPELREMAQLEIDELSARMEAIGAEVRVLLLPRDPNDEKNVIIEIRQGEGGDEAALFGADVYRMYQRYAETRGWKTEVMSLSENGIGGFKEVIFEVQGQGAWSRLKYEGGVHRVQRVPATEARGRIHTSTITVAVLPEVEETAVEIKQEDYRIDVYRSGGHGGQGVNTTDSAVRIVYKAGTPEEIVVVCQDTRSQIKNRESALNVLRARLYAREQEKRQKELGESRLAQVGSGERAEKMRTYNYPQDRITDHRIGQNISNLPVVLDGALDRLIDALVTFDNAERLKALGMGA; the protein is encoded by the coding sequence ATTTTAGCTCGTCTCGCTCGTGTCGAGGCGCGATATATCGAACTCAACGATGAAATGACTCAGCCCGATGTGTTGAGCGACCATGTGCGTTTAACTACCTTGGCCCGCGAACAAACCGAACTTGGCGAGTTGGTTGGTCGTTACCGTGAGTTTATGCAGGCTGAAAAATCGGTCGAAGAAGCCAAAGCCCTTTTGCGCGAGGAGAATGATCCTGAGTTGCGCGAAATGGCTCAATTGGAGATCGATGAGCTTTCGGCTCGCATGGAAGCAATCGGGGCTGAAGTACGGGTTTTGCTGCTGCCACGCGACCCCAACGACGAAAAGAACGTGATCATCGAAATTCGCCAAGGTGAAGGTGGTGATGAAGCAGCTTTATTTGGGGCTGATGTCTACCGCATGTACCAACGCTATGCTGAAACCCGTGGCTGGAAAACCGAAGTCATGTCGCTCAGCGAAAACGGTATCGGCGGCTTCAAAGAAGTTATTTTTGAAGTCCAAGGCCAAGGTGCTTGGAGCCGACTTAAATATGAGGGCGGCGTGCATCGCGTCCAGCGCGTTCCAGCAACCGAGGCACGTGGCCGGATTCATACCAGCACGATTACGGTGGCGGTGTTGCCCGAAGTCGAAGAAACCGCAGTTGAAATCAAGCAAGAAGATTATCGCATCGACGTGTATCGCTCAGGCGGTCACGGTGGTCAAGGAGTCAACACCACCGACTCAGCCGTTCGGATCGTCTATAAAGCTGGTACGCCCGAAGAAATCGTGGTTGTTTGTCAAGACACCCGTTCGCAGATCAAAAATCGCGAAAGTGCTTTGAATGTGTTGCGAGCACGCTTATATGCGCGTGAGCAAGAAAAACGCCAAAAAGAGCTGGGGGAATCGCGCTTGGCTCAGGTTGGTAGCGGTGAGCGAGCTGAAAAAATGCGCACCTACAACTATCCCCAAGACCGCATTACCGATCATCGGATTGGCCAAAACATCTCAAACCTACCGGTTGTGCTTGATGGAGCGCTTGATCGGTTGATCGATGCGTTAGTTACCTTCGACAACGCCGAACGGCTTAAGGCCTTGGGTATGGGAGCCTAG
- the add gene encoding adenosine deaminase has product MHSPLAEFIRRMPKCELHVHLEGSITPKTLLELATKNGISLPASDLAGVERMFQYEHFLGFLDVYRTCARCLIHGEDFERVAYELAIDLAQQQVRYAEVMLSPAQHMLRNMDFDEILGGVAAGFARAERETTIVCRPAFDFGRQFSLDQALRAVELAQAGMQYGVVAFSIGGDEANYPPEPFVEVFALAKAVGLHVMAHAGEVAGANSVRGAVEMLGVDRIGHGFRVLEDAELTQFLARRGDITFDVCPTSNIRTGVVASFDQHPLRQMLDAGLPITLNSDDPVLFDTTVTGEFLLAAERYDFTVDDICKVARQSAKAAFLPAEQRQQLLQEFDQQQAQLRRELGL; this is encoded by the coding sequence ATGCACTCGCCGCTTGCTGAATTTATTCGCCGCATGCCCAAATGTGAGCTTCATGTTCACTTAGAAGGCTCGATTACCCCCAAAACGCTTTTGGAACTGGCGACGAAAAATGGCATTAGCCTGCCTGCTAGCGATTTGGCTGGGGTCGAGCGCATGTTTCAATATGAACACTTCCTAGGTTTTTTGGATGTGTATCGCACCTGTGCTCGTTGTTTGATCCATGGTGAGGATTTTGAGCGAGTTGCCTATGAATTGGCAATCGATTTGGCTCAGCAACAGGTGCGTTATGCCGAAGTAATGCTCTCGCCTGCTCAGCACATGCTCCGCAATATGGATTTCGATGAAATTCTTGGTGGTGTTGCGGCTGGGTTTGCTCGTGCTGAGCGCGAGACAACCATTGTTTGTCGGCCAGCTTTCGATTTTGGTCGGCAGTTTAGCCTTGATCAAGCCCTACGAGCGGTTGAGTTAGCCCAAGCTGGCATGCAATATGGGGTCGTAGCTTTTTCGATTGGTGGCGATGAGGCCAATTATCCACCTGAGCCGTTTGTTGAGGTTTTTGCCTTGGCCAAGGCGGTTGGGCTGCACGTAATGGCTCATGCAGGCGAGGTCGCTGGGGCTAATAGCGTGCGCGGCGCGGTCGAAATGCTGGGCGTAGATCGGATTGGTCATGGCTTTCGGGTGCTTGAGGATGCCGAATTAACGCAATTTCTGGCCCGCCGTGGCGATATTACCTTTGATGTTTGCCCAACCAGCAATATTCGCACTGGCGTGGTGGCCTCGTTTGATCAGCACCCCCTGCGCCAGATGCTTGATGCTGGCTTGCCAATCACCCTCAACTCCGACGATCCAGTCTTGTTTGATACGACGGTGACTGGCGAGTTTTTGCTGGCCGCCGAACGCTACGATTTCACGGTTGATGATATTTGTAAAGTGGCTCGCCAAAGCGCCAAAGCGGCCTTCTTGCCTGCCGAACAACGCCAACAATTACTCCAAGAATTTGATCAACAACAAGCCCAACTGCGGCGCGAACTCGGTTTATAG